From the Conger conger chromosome 14, fConCon1.1, whole genome shotgun sequence genome, one window contains:
- the zbtb40 gene encoding zinc finger and BTB domain-containing protein 40, producing MELPSYSRQLLQQLHTLRKEGQFCDCTILVGDDPHRAHKLVLAASSLLFKSVLEGSDSISIDPAVVTSQEFSNLLEMVYTGKLPPGKHNLTRVITAADSLQMFDVAVSCKNILTSLMKPSPVQSPTKDQQSSGSNGQAASADAAMPSSNKEPSQANCTGALEETEMAASGNQEVNSSSSEDTAITDQLADQSAMQDLHSGLAAPSCKKACLESPDNKGTEERDLAFLCRNMDRVSEVVWDVQPWLKAVETWEAISNAERRVILDCCKEDAEGSGVLRRLLNTVTEGQGLSSHTVLAFLGLFTEANPDLATLLQKGTELEEGDSMECEEGDSIEAEADQAVGEKPRSCVLLDHAADLIDSLSEISSVSESLNTAAESCLEEQERKVVEECCRDPDPREAAEHLVSRVKEGALSEEGLLKVLQALTQNSPSLEQLLARVYAHQDPSDKHLGENQDEEYAVSLLTKYRCRLSESPVHLEALQRGLEAMTGIAAEEKECIQAQLNEDGGAQGVDGMLCVALEGGSGLALTVWRLLFRAAAWAPTLGSLLQEVREEPGAQKLLHSVMDPESLFLDILLKHRALILETVGDVSFLEDVVKEAESQPQEVTEFIGSCGTGNESASVKEVLARVLEEQSLPAQPFCTLLTLSSVPQLLPLKEDLEQAAKEVELRAEPLAAGGAQDRRGRGRRKEFFCQWCGKAFAFMCRMEVHRRRCCLSKEARHRCPQCPEELPTPRALKQHLSQAHQAPVPKKRKKQEQVACDICGKTFAHPSGMMYHKRTEHFDEKPYVCKECGAKFAANSSLKNHMRLHTGERPFLCKHCDMSFSQAAALSYHTKKKHSEGKMYACQYCEALFAQSIELTRHVRTHTGDKPYVCRECGKGFSQANGLSVHLQTFHNIMNPHDCQKCRMSFPSLEDHRQHIQQCHPKEFHQCDVCSKIFATATLLMKHMVTHIGKKPFSCKICHKAYQQLSGLWYHNRTTHPEVFAAQGPRHLKSVFQCSNCNKAFCTNASLLKHQKAEHPEKLYECENCSQAFTQLDALEAHKKEDHPDSQEFRCLYCPSSYQSAVELQEHLCSQHFSQEGEAFGCTHCSLIFPTQLEVQEHFLSQHQEVLGEDPQASTSQMVIQTEEPASGTDQVLALGGSQVYVALTDSESDPTRSEIVAVNMDDLLDGSITFICEEGQ from the exons ATGGAGCTCCCCAGTTACAGCCGGCAGCTCTTGCAGCAGTTGCACACCCTGCGTAAGGAGGGCCAGTTCTGCGACTGCACCATCCTGGTGGGGGACGACCCGCACAGGGCCCACAAGCTTGTGCTAGCCGCCTCCAGCCTGCTGTTCAAGTCTGTGCTGGAGGGCTCCGACAGCATCTCCATCGACCCTGCCGTGGTCACCTCCCAGGAGTTCTCCAACCTGCTGGAGATGGTCTACACAGGCAAGCTGCCCCCAGGCAAGCACAACCTCACCCGGGTCATCACCGCTGCAGACAGCTTGCAGATGTTCGATGTGGCCGTCAGCTGCAAGAACATCCTCACCAGCCTCATGAAGCCGTCGCCCGTGCAGTCTCCCACCAAAGACCAGCAGAGCTCTGGCTCCAACGGCCAGGCTGCTTCTGCAGACGCCGCTATGCCTAGCTCAAATAAGGAGCCTTCACAAGCCAACTGTACTGGGGCTCTagaggagactgagatggccgcATCTGGGAATCAAGAGGTCAACAGTAGTTCTAGTGAGGACACTGCCATTACAGACCAGCTGGCTGACCAGTCTGCCATGCAAGATCTCCACAGTGGTCTCGCGGCACCATCTTGTAAAAAAGCTTGCCTGGAGTCTCCAGATAACAAAG ggacagaggagagagacttGGCGTTCCTGTGCCGGAACATGGACAGGGTCTCTGAGGTGGTCTGGGATGTGCAGCCCTGGCTGAAAGCAGTGGAGACCTGGGAGGCCATTTCAAATGCGGAGAGACGG GTGATTTTAGACTGCTGTAAAGAAGATGCAGAAGGGTCCGGGGTTCTGCGCAGACTCTTAAACACAGTGACCGAGGGCCAGGGCCTCTCCTCTCACACCGTCCTGGCATTTCTGGGCCTCTTCACAGAGGCAAACCCAGACCTGGCCACTCTGCTGCAGAAAGGGACAGAGCTTGAGGAAGGGGACAGTATGGAGTGTGAGGAAGGGGATAGCATTGAGGCTGAAG CAGACCAGGCTGTTGGGGAGAAGCCCAGAAGTTGTGTGCTGCTGGACCACGCTGCAGACCTGATTGACAGCCTCTCTGAGATCAGCTCCGTCTCAGAGAGCTTGAACACGGCTGCTGAGAGCTGtctggaggagcaggagaggaag GTTGTAGAGGAGTGCTGCAGAGATCCGGACCCACGGGAGGCAGCGGAGCACCTGGTGAGCAGGGTGAAGGAGGGGGCGTTGAGTGAGGAAGGCCTGCTCAAGGTGCTCCAGGCCCTCACACAGAACTCCCCCAGCCTGGAGCAGCTGCTGGCCAGGGTCTACGCACACCAGGACCCCAGCGACAAACATCTCG GTGAAAACCAGGATGAGGAGTATGCAGTCAGTCTATTGACAAAGTACCGGTGCAGGCTCTCAGAATCACCTGTGCATCTCGAGGCTCTCCAACGCGGCCTAGAGGCTATGACTGGTATTGCAGCAGAAGAGAAAGAG TGTATCCAGGCCCAGCTGAATGAGGACGGTGGTGCTCAGGGTGTGGACGGGATGCTGTGTGTGGCGCTGGAGGGAGGCTCCGGCCTGGCCCTGACGGTGTGGAGGCTGCTCTTCCGAGCTGCAGCCTGGGCCCCCACGCTGGGCTCGCTCCTCCAGGAGGTCCGGGAGGAACCTGGAGCCCAGAAACTCCTCCACTCTG TGATGGACCCTGAGAGCCTGTTCCTGGACATCCTGCTCAAGCACCGAGCCTTGATCCTGGAGACGGTGGGTGACGTGAGCTTCCTGGAGGATGTGGTGAAAGAAGCGGAAAGCCAACCGCAGGAAGTCACTGAG TTCATCGGAAGCTGCGGGACGGGGAACGAGAGTGCGTCGGTGAAGGAGGTCCTGGCCCGGGTCTTAGAGGAGCAGTCTCTGCCCGCCCAGCCGTTCTGCACCCTGCTCACCCTCAGCTCCGTCCCTCAGCTCCTCCCCCTGAAAGAGGACCTGGAGCAGGCAG CGAAAGAGGTGGAGCTGAGGGCGGAGCCGCTGGCGGCGGGCGGGGCGCAGGACaggcggggcagggggaggaggaaggagtTTTTCTGCCAGTGGTGCGGGAAGGCCTTCGCCTTCATGTGCCGGATGGAGGTGCATCGCAGGAGGTGCTGCCTGTCCAAGGAGGCGCGGCACCGCTGCCCCCAGTGCCCCGAGGAGCTGCCCACCCCGCGGGCGCTCAAACAGCACCTGTcccaggcccaccaggccccCGTCCccaagaagaggaagaagcagGAGCAGGTGGCCTGCGACATCTGTGGGAAGACCTTTGCCCACCCGTCAG GTATGATGTACCACAAGCGAACCGAACACTTTGACGAGAAGCCCTACGTGTGTAAGGAGTGTGGGGCCAAGTTTGCGGCCAACTCCTCGCTGAAGAACCACATGCGTCTGCACACGGGGGAGAGGccctttctctgtaaacactGCGACATGAGCTTCAGCCAGGCTGCCGCCCTCTCCTACCACACCAAGAAGAAGCACTCTGAAG GAAAGATGTACGCTTGCCAGTACTGTGAAGCGCTGTTCGCCCAGTCCATTGAGCTGACAcggcatgtgcgcacacacacgggggACAAGCCCTATGTCTGCAGGGAGTGTGGGAAGGGCTTCAGCCAGGCCAACGGACTGTCGGTTCACCTGCAGACCTTCCACA ACATAATGAACCCCCATGACTGTCAGAAGTGCCGGATGAGTTTCCCGTCCCTGGAGGACCACAGGCAGCACATCCAGCAGTGCCACCCCAAGGAGTTCCACCAGTGTGACGTGTGCAGCAAGATCTTCGCCACGGCGACCCTGCTCATGAAGCACATGGTCACCCACATCGGAAAGAAGCCCTTCAGCTGCAAGATCTGCCACAAGGCGTACCAG CAACTCTCTGGACTGTGGTACCACAACCGCACCACCCACCCCGAGGTGTTCGCTGCCCAGGGCCCCCGCCACCTGAagtctgtgtttcagtgcagcAACTGCAACAAGGCCTTCTGCACCAACGCCAGCCTGCTCAAGCACCAGAAGGCTGAGCACCCAG AGAAGCTCTATGAGTGTGAGAACTGCAGCCAGGCCTTCACACAGCTCGATGCGCTGGAGGCCCACAAGAAGGAAGATCACCCCG ACTCTCAGGAGTTCCGCTGCCTGTACTGCCCCAGCTCGTACCAGAGCGCGGTGGAGCTGCAGGAGCACCTGTGCAGCCAGCacttcagccaggagggagaGGCCTTCGGCTGcacccactgcagcctcatctTCCCCACCCAGCTGGAGGTGCAggagcacttcctgtcccaaCACCAGGAGGTGCTGGGGGAGGACCCCCAGGCCTCCACCTCCCAAATG GTGATCCAGACAGAGGAACCTGCCAGCGGGACAGACCAGGTGCTCGCCCTGGGCGGGTCGCAGGTGTACGTGGCTCTGACGGACTCGGAGAGCGACCCCACGCGCTCGGAGATCGTGGCGGTCAACATGGACGACCTGCTGGACGGCTCCATCACCTTCATCTGTGAGGAGGGTCAGTGA
- the LOC133110247 gene encoding probable transmembrane reductase CYB561D1 produces MRTDVEYSPVGEGLGMSEFWLYVWMRRVAVIAAHVTSFGFTILICVLSQPGTSLFSWHPVCMSFSFCLCMTEGILLFSTESSPFCFKSRKGKVRLHWFLQALVVVGGATGLGFMVANKRLSQHPHLASWHSLLGVGTLVATTLQAACGLCLLCRDLLNISSHARLRLYHATCGLLAYLLATSTVVLAMFTDWFQATVKGLLWYVFLLLPLFPALVVMNQITNAYLPKKKITT; encoded by the exons ATGCGAACGGACGTGGAATACAGTCCGGTCGGCGAGGGATTGGGGATGAGCGAGTTTTGGCTCTATGTGTGGATGCGGAGAGTGGCGGTGATAGCTGCACACGTCACCTCCTTCGGATTTACGATTTTGATATGTGTACTGTCCCAACCAGGAACAA GTCTCTTCTCTTGGCACCCTGTATGCATGTCTTTCTCC TTTTGTCTGTGCATGACAGAAGGGATCCTGCTCTTCTCCACGGAGAGCTCGCCGTTCTGCTTTAAGTCTCGTAAGGGGAAAGTGCGTCTGCACTGGTTCCTGCAGGCCCTCGTGGTGGTGGGTGGGGCCACGGGCCTGGGCTTCATGGTGGCCAATAAGAGGCTGTCGCAGCACCCCCACCTGGCCTCGTGGCACAGCCTGCTGGGGGTGGGCACGCTGGTGGCCACCACCCTCCAGGCAGCCTGCGGCCTCTGCCTGCTCTGCCGAGACCTGCTCAACATCTCCTCCCACGCCCGACTCCGGCTCTACCACGCCACCTGCGGACTGCTGGCCTATCTCCTGGCAACCAGTACCGTGGTACTGGCCATGTTCACCGACTGGTTCCAGGCCACCGTGAAGGGCCTGCTGTGGTACGTCTTCCTGCTGCTGCCCCTGTTCCCAGCGCTGGTGGTGATGAACCAGATCACCAACGCCTACCTGCCCAAGAAGAAGATCACTACCTGA